In the Chrysemys picta bellii isolate R12L10 unplaced genomic scaffold, ASM1138683v2 scaf387, whole genome shotgun sequence genome, GTCAGGTAGGAGAAGAGGCGGGCAGTATAAGACATCAGCATCACACAGATATGGGCTGTGCAGGTGTTAAGGGCTTTCTGGTGGGCTTTCGTGGAAGAGATTCTGAGGACAGCCCTGATGATCAGAACATAGGACAGAGCAATGAGCATCAGGTCTAACACGATGACAACAAATGCTGTCACCAAGCCATATATCCTGTTGACTGTGAAGTCCCAACATGACATCTTTGCCACAGCCATGTGCTCACAGTACGTGTGGGGGATAATGCGGTTGGCACAGAATGGCTGCCtgctcaggagcaggggcaggggcagaacaAAGAGAACAGCTCTTATCAAACCCACTAGCCCTAGCTTAGCTATTCGTGCATTGGTGAGGATGGTGGTGTATCTCAGAGGGTTACATATGGCAACGTAGCGATCAAAGGCCATTGTCACAAGGACGGCTGAGTGCATTATGGTAACTGTGTGAAGGAAGAACATCTGGGTTAGGCAGTCAACCAGAGTAATGCCTttcaaattaaaccaaaatatacacagtgccttTGGAATGACAGAGGTAGACATGCCGATATCTGTGAgcgccagcatgcagagcagcaggtacatcggcttgtgcagggtctgctctttgCCTACAACAAACAGAACCATAACATTTCCAAATAGGCTAATAATGTAGAACatagagaaagggatggaaatccaTCCATGAGCAGCTTCCAGGCCAGGGATGCCCATTAGGATAAATGTTGAAGGATCAGAGAGGGTGACGTTGAAAGCTGCCATGAGATGGTCGAGGCATCTATCAGGCTCAGAAATGCTCAAGGTGCCTGTGAAAGGAGGGAATCAGAATGAAGGGGGTTATACATATTATAACAAATAGTATGGTAAATATTTTATAGTTTGTAACAATCTAGAAAGGGCGTGAGCAGTGCAGTGGGGACATTTAGAGATGGCACCAGATTACTTAGGTCATATTGAAGTAAAGAGGAGTCCTCAGAGGGAGCTAA is a window encoding:
- the LOC135978679 gene encoding olfactory receptor 52E2-like is translated as MAAFNVTLSDPSTFILMGIPGLEAAHGWISIPFSMFYIISLFGNVMVLFVVGKEQTLHKPMYLLLCMLALTDIGMSTSVIPKALCIFWFNLKGITLVDCLTQMFFLHTVTIMHSAVLVTMAFDRYVAICNPLRYTTILTNARIAKLGLVGLIRAVLFVLPLPLLLSRQPFCANRIIPHTYCEHMAVAKMSCWDFTVNRIYGLVTAFVVIVLDLMLIALSYVLIIRAVLRISSTKAHQKALNTCTAHICVMLMSYTARLFSYLTQRFGQGIASHVHVTLSNFYLLVPPMLNPIIYDVKSKEFRDKVGKYTCRR